From the genome of Lotus japonicus ecotype B-129 chromosome 6, LjGifu_v1.2, one region includes:
- the LOC130725099 gene encoding uncharacterized protein LOC130725099, with protein sequence MEMKSPANIKEVQRLTGRLTALACFLPMVGDKAAPFFTCLKKGSTFEWTESCEQAFTKLKELLATPPVLSKPTPDVPLTLYLAITDRAVSTVLLQEEKKKYKIVYFVSHTLQGAELRYQKIEKEALAILKTARRLRPYFQSFQVKVKTDIPIRQVLQKPDLSGRLVSWSVELSEYDIQYEPRGTVTIQSLIDFVAEMTPTEGEGVFGEWILFVDESSNDKGSGAGITIESLNRMTIEQSLKFEFRASNNQAEYEALIAGLRLAIELGIQKLFIKGDSQLVVKQVKGEYQVKDPQLSKYLEIVQRLMMEIENVRKEHIPRSQNERADVLEKLASTGRLGNYQTVIQETLPHPSIDLIEIKLKAMKAITDGEPSWMEPIKSFLQNPPKEDNLNTKERRREASFYTLVGDELYRRGIMSPLLKCVDISDAQSIMVEVHEGVCSSHIGGRSLAVKVLRVGFYWPTIKKRLSRVC encoded by the coding sequence GACTGCTTTAGCTTGCTTTCTGCCCATGGTGGGGGACAAAGCGGCTCCGTTCTTTACGTGCTTGAAGAAGGGTTCAACATTTGAATGGACTGAATCGTGCGAGCAAGCTTTTACCAAGTTAAAAGAATTATTGGCAACCCCGCCTGTGTTATCCAAGCCAACTCCGGATGTCCCTCTAACTCTTTACTTGGCGATCACCGACAGAGCCGTTAGCACAGTATTGCTtcaggaagagaagaaaaagtacaaaattgtttattttgttagccatACTTTGCAAGGCGCTGAGTTgcgataccaaaaaattgaaaaggaggCTTTGGCAATTCTGAAAAcagcaaggcgcctcagaccaTACTTTCAAAGCTTCCAGGTGAAGGTTAAGACCGATATCCCTATAAGACAAGTATTACAAAAGCCTGACCTATCAGGACGATTAGTCAGTTGGTCGGTGGAACTATCTGAGTATGACATTCAGTATGAGCCAAGGGGGACTGTCACAATCCAGAGTTTGATTGACTTTGTGGCAGAAATGACGCCCACTGAAGGTGAGGGAGTATTCGGTGAGTGGATCTTATTCGTGGACGAATCTTCAAATGACAAAGGAAGTGGGGCGGGTATAACTATTGAAAGCCTAAACAGGATGACCATTGAACAATCGTTGAAATTTGAATTCAGAGCAAGCAACAatcaagcagaatatgaagcgcTAATAGCCGGATTAAGACTCGCCATTGAGTTGGGAATTCAGAAGCTATTCATCAAAGGCGATTCACAGTTGGTGGTTAAACAAGTAAAAGGGGAATATCAGGTAAAAGACCcacaactttccaaatacttaGAAATTGTGCAAAGGTTAATGATGGAGATTGAAAACGTCAGGAAAGAACATATTCCCAGAAGTCAGAATGAGCGGGCCGACGTATTGGAAAAATTGGCTAGCACTGGTCGATTAGGCAATTATCAAACAGTCATACAAGAAACTCTTCCTCACCCAAGTATTGACCTTATTGAGATAAAGCTAAAGGCAATGAAGGCTATAACAGATGGGGAACCCTCATGGATGGAGCCAATTAAGAGTTTCctccaaaatcctccaaaagaAGATAATTTAAATACAAAAGAAAGGCGTAGGGAAGCCAGCTTCTACACACTAGTGGGCGATGAACTATATAGGCGGGGAATAATGTCACCGTTACTCAAATGTGTAGACATTAGTGACGCCCAGAGTATCATGGTAGAAGTTCACGAAGGTGTATGCTCCAGCCACATAGGGGGGCGATCTTTAGCAGTGAAAGTACTGAGGGTAGGGTTCTACTGGCcaacaataaaaaaaagacTGTCTAGAGTATGTTAA